One Methanomassiliicoccales archaeon genomic region harbors:
- a CDS encoding zinc ribbon domain-containing protein, with protein MEERPYNEIIDATCPSCRHGVPMDANVCPYCGYRIKPEAAKTVPTAKEKPPSGVKPITAKPVVGGVLIIISGLMGVIVGLSLAVLSGEIMEMIEDMYGPDIVAGLEGILTACGVIWFIIGLIAVIGGIFAIRRKKWGFAVVGGVLALLTIGPWLLGSILGLIGLILVAISRNEFS; from the coding sequence ATGGAGGAACGTCCATATAATGAGATCATTGATGCAACCTGTCCCAGTTGTCGGCATGGAGTTCCGATGGATGCCAACGTTTGTCCCTACTGTGGCTACAGGATAAAGCCTGAGGCAGCAAAGACAGTGCCGACGGCTAAAGAGAAGCCGCCTTCTGGTGTCAAGCCAATTACAGCAAAGCCGGTTGTTGGAGGAGTTTTGATCATCATCTCAGGCTTAATGGGGGTCATAGTAGGATTGTCTTTAGCAGTTCTTTCTGGCGAGATCATGGAAATGATCGAAGACATGTATGGTCCCGACATTGTAGCTGGGTTGGAGGGCATCCTCACTGCATGCGGAGTTATCTGGTTCATCATAGGTCTCATCGCGGTGATAGGTGGGATATTTGCAATTAGGAGGAAGAAATGGGGATTTGCAGTTGTCGGCGGCGTGCTTGCCCTTCTGACGATCGGTCCTTGGCTTTTGGGATCGATTTTGGGATTAATTGGCCTTATACTTGTGGCGATCTCGAGAAACGAGTTCAGCTAA